A window of Daphnia pulicaria isolate SC F1-1A chromosome 4, SC_F0-13Bv2, whole genome shotgun sequence genomic DNA:
CTTTTTCCCATCCGGCGCTGAGTATATAACATGACGTACGGTACGTAATagttaaattattttcgaGTGTTTTTTTTCACAGATCATTCGGGGGTCGATAAAGGGAATCAAGTCAAGAATGGCGTGTTTGATGCAAGTTtaagtctttttttaaaaaaagaaaagaaaaacggctaaagttttttaaaaggcGTTGCGGCTGATGACGGGCCATCGTTGCCATTTTGATCTAAAAAGTAACAACACATTCCCGATTGAAACTTTAGAGtttctcccatttttttttatttcgttctaTGGGCGCCAGTCATTCGAAACTGCAATTAAggccaaggaaaagaaaaattggcatCCTGAATTATCCGGCCAAGTCAATCAAAATAGACGGCACGAAACCAATAAGTTTGGATCGGCCGGATGTTGACAAATGAACGACCTTTGATTATGGATGGCGTAATCCGACGGGTTTTTATAGGCAAACCCGTGGACACGCaaatcattttgattcatcgacgaataataaaaaagaagttacATAAGAAATTGTGTACGTACGCATTTTGGGCCTATAATCATTACCGCCATTTTGTTATTACCTGATGTGTCcagggtttaaaaaaaataaaaacaaaaacgggaGCTATAGCAGCCGTTGTCAGGGGTTAGTTGTTTACGACTGTGCTGGTGTACAACGGGTCAAAACTCTCGGCGCTGTTGTGGACGGTGGGTGCTGGGCGGGGGTCTGGGTGGGGCTGGGGTTTTTAATGTTGGATCGATTGTGGCGATGCCAGTAGAGCTCGTCCTATTACACTGTGCTGCTGTGGTTCCCAACTTCTCGCATCCAGATATTAACTCTAagctcaaaaaaataatagtctTATTCCCTTATTCTATTTTGAGTGTGTCCCGCGTTCATTACATTTCCGTCTGGCGTTTCTAATCACGCCCCCCACCCCAACCCCACCTCACCTTTTCTGATTGTTCGGGGTGGGACAGACGCGGGAGAAAATGGAGGTGACAGGAGCTGCAGGAGGAGCGACAACCCAAGACGACTGCTGCGCCGCCGACATACCCCAGCAGATGTACGTCCAGGTGGAGCAACGTCCACCTGTCCCGGTGTCGACCAGGGGCGACGATTCACCCACCGGCGCTGCTCCCTCAACCGGCCGCTATGTGGTCACAGTGAAGCTGGAATGCCCCGACTCTCAGGTCATCACTCAAGCCTGGACGCTGGCCACGTCCGCTGGCTCGCTCAAGGAGCGTCTCTCCCGCATGGTCGAACTGCCCGTCGGCACTCTGCACCTCATTCACGGCGGTAAGGCCGTCCAGGATCACGTGACGCTGGGCGAGCTGGGCGGTAGAGTCAACGAAACCATTTCTCTGTCGCTGCGCTCCGTCGATCCTGTGGCTTTTCCCATCCGCATCAAGTCCTCCCTTCCGCCGGAAGATCTCATGCCGCTTCCGGACGTCATCACCGTCCGCATTCACACCAGTGAGTAGTTCATCAtctccatttttcaatttttaattcaattcaattaaaggCAATTCTGTTGGGACAGAAAACGCTCCGGATCGTGACCTGGTGgtggaaattgaaaatcaaagtGTCTGCCAGCCGTTTCTCGGCGGATGGCGGCGGAAGAACAACGGCGTCTGCTACTATCACGCCGAGACTCAAACGGATTACACGGTCGGCCCGGACGATCGCCTCCGCATCTTGACACCAGGTATTAGAGATATTCGAAAATTCAATCGATTCCGGCCCTTTCGATGGGATAATATGTGTTTGATCCATGGCCGGCAGTCAAACGGGTCGCATACTATATAGTTTCTCATCAATTCAGACGGGCCGATCGGTGGCTAGCATGACGTGTATTTGTCCGTCTGCCGCCACATTTCACCGGGACTCGTGAAACGAAACTTTGTTGGCTGGAATCAACTTTGATCTCCcagttttgttgttatttattttattttgtttcattttccgccagttttatcgtttttatttttattttgaaaaataaaattttggctATTTTTGTACTTTTGATAGGTCCCAGGAGCAAGGACTGCCAGGTGGCCACAATCCGCGACAATCACACGCAGAGCTCATCCAGCGTTTCGTGCCAAGTGCGCGGCTTCGACTGGAACTTGTCGTCACGAGACGACAGTCTCAACGCGACCGGACGATTCGTGGCCCCCCTCGACGACGCCGACAAATCTGTGAGTAGATCGAACCGGAACCACCGGAAGCCCCCGAAATAGATCGAACCAGAATCATAGGGTTTGACACCGTTTAACTATTGAATATGGATTTTTAAAGCGTAGGGTCAAGCGCTGCGATCCTGGGGAGAATCCTTACACTCCTCGACCTTGTTCCGTGACCAGTTCGCTGGCCGAATCGATCGACAACAATAATCCGGCCATAGAGCCGGTGGAGGCTCTCATCATCCGCTTTGGCGACGTCACAATCGAGAAGAACCGCATCAACGAGGTCGACAACCAACTCGACAACCACCGCATCATTTTCCACGAAATCGAAATCCTCAACTCGACCAAATCGTCGGCCGTCAAGGATCGAATTCTACGGCGTCTGTTGCACAGGGTACAACCGgccattttgtaaaaaaatttaatttaatcaacttaaattaatttaattagatATCGCAACCGAAAGTGTGGAGGTCGTCAACAGGTGCCATCGTCGAGGTGGACACGGTCGAAATTGAATATCTACGTGAAATGCGGCTCATGTACGAGGCCGTTTGCAATTCGACCTTGACCGAGGAACGCGTGCGAGCATTGCACCTTTTGAAACGAACtgcaagttattattttaaactgtttaatttaaagttgggaattttataatttattttgatcggtGCAGCTTTGGAAGAAGAGCGGGCCGTTAGTCAAGGAACTCCTCCAGTTGGCCGATCGTGAGCTGGACCTGCTGGCCAGAGGCCTCATGTCTTCAGCGTTGAGCGGGCTCCAATCACGACTCCGGGCTCTTTTGCGCCATTTCATCACCGAGCAACTGCCCCAGCCCCCGTGTGTTTAATACCTGAAGGAAGAATAactttaataataattatctCGGCTGTCCATAGTCAATCAAGATCATTCCATTCGTTTTGCGTGAAATTCTTATATAAAACAAATCGTGTCACTCGTTTCGACTAGCAAAAATTGACTTGTTTGAATAGCTCACCTGTAATATGCTGGCGGGAACAAATAAAACTGAAATCaactcaaaaaatttcaaacgtgAAAGAATCCGAGGAAAAATGAACGATGATTCGTCATCCGTGTCCATTTGTCTTCGGGGAAAAACTGTCGGAATGCCCCCCTCTGGGTGCGTTTGCCAGCACAATCAATAATGCTGACGCCTTTTTCATCGAAGCGTTCACACTTGACgtcatgttttcttttgttaaatCCCTTTTGGCAGAATATGTAACTCGttaacattttttctctttttttctaggtTTCCGCCCCTTTGGAATTCTACGACCTTAACAGTTAATCCCTCCCCACACACAAGGATTTTCACGCGTTCTTTATTGAACGATCACGCCGACGAGTTGGCTGTGCAGTGCCATAACATTTTCACATTCTCGCCACGTATTGCCCATCAACATTTCCTACCCGGGGGGCGTGTGTGGACAATAAAGGCTAGAAATGTCTTGTTGCAAAGTTGCCAACTACCTTTTCATTGTTACACACACCACCACCCAGTTCCAGAATGTACATATAACACTGGaataaggtttttttaaacagcTCGCCAGTCATCTGGATGGGGGGTGGCAAACTGACCGCGGGAGTCTTTTATTTCTCAAGTTTTGACACGCGATCGAATGTATAAAACTTTTAGGCGATTCGAATTTTACCGCACTTTTCTTTAGTTAAGGTTAAGTATACAACTCAAATCTGAAATGTTATAAAGTACACAAAAAGATAGCTGCATTAAGATAAAAATTCCAACCGGACATTGAACAGACGCCACACAATCTCGAATGGCGTTGCCTGGCAACTGCGCATGCGATCACACATGGACTCTACAGTTCTCCATCGATTCGCGTCTCCTTTAGGCGTCAACAATTCCAACGTGTCAGTTTGACAATTTTCACTCCGGAGTGCCAAAAAATCATGTCATCCGCCGGAACTCGAGTGGCCGTGGTAAGTTTTGCGTGAAAATGACAAATACAGAACGAATTTAATTTATGATGCCGTTTAAATAGGTCACTGGGTCCAACAAAGGAATCGGCTACGCGGCCGTGATGGAATTGTGTGCCAAATTCGACGGGACCGTTTACTTGACGTCGCGGGACGAAGGGCGCGGCCGGAAGGCGATGGAAGAGCTTGAAAAACTCGGATTGCATCCGGCCTACCACCAATTGGACATTGACGACGAGTCGAGCGTTTTGAAATTGCGCGATTTTCTGGTCGACACCCACGGCGGGCTGGACGTGCTGGTGAATAACGCGGCCATCATTTTCCCGATGATGACGCCCAAGGAGGAATTCGTCGAATCGATTCGCAAGACTATCGATACCAATTTCTACCACACGATGAGAGCCTGCAAGATCCTCTTTCCCATCCTACGACCTCACGCTAGGGTCGTTCATTTGACCAGCGACGATGGCCATTTGCTGAAAATATCCGGCCGGGAACCGGAAGCTGCTGCCTTGAGGCAGAGATTCTGCTCTCCGGATTTGACAGAGCCAGAGCTCTGCCAATTGATGGAAGAATTTATCGAGTGggtgtatattttttaaaatgattaattggcaattaatttaattatttgttgatTTATAGGGCTGCTAAGAATGGAGATTATTATGAACGCGGATGGCCAGATAGCGTCAAAGAGAGGGAAGATACATGGCCCAACGAAGGCTACATCGTGAGTAACATATGAAATGTTATTTACTATTTGAGagttaattttaattcatatTATGAATTCCAAGGTTTCAAAAGTCGGCATAAGCGCTTTAACTCGCATTCATCAACGTCAATTCGATCAGGACCCGCGGGAAGATTTAACTGTCAATTGCGTCCACCCTGGTTATGTTGTCACAGATGCCACTTACcagaaaggagagaaaactATCCAAGAAGGTCAAGAATTGGTGCACTTAATTTGagaatcattatttttttaaagtcaaATTGTTGAACAGGTGCCGAGGCGGCTTGTTGGTTGGCTATGCAACCGCCATCTTCATCGGCCAACAATGTACCGAAAGGTGCGTACGTTTGGCACGACAAGCAACTCGTCGACTGGGTCAATGGACCCCTTCCATCGATTTattaattacattttgaatAGTCTTCACGGCTATAATACGATTTTCGGTGTTAAAATACGCACACATCCGAGttggaatttcaaaataattctgATTTGTATTTGGCTTGATATACGTAACTAACTTTCGCCCCTAAATGgacttcatattttaaatccGGTTCGATTTGATTCCTtcaatgtaataaaattatCCGTGTTATAATGAAATCGAAATCAATCTAATTGGAAATACAATGCAAATCACACGGAGAAAGTACTTCAGCAAAATAAGAATACGGACCAATCTTGAATTTCGTAAACACACTGTAAGTAATAAGTTGACCAGCTTGTCGTTGTCTCATTTGTCATTTGTCTCTTCTGTCAGAAGGTAAGCTCTGGATTCTTTCTTTACTAAATGGTTTGCCGATTTGTAGTAAAAAAAGATCGGGTAGAATTAAGAACGTCGTTCGAATACGACTAAAGCAAGTTGAATGCTGTCAGTGGTCGAGCTATGGAAATTCTAGGGAAATTTGGCCAATAAAACGTCGTAACATTTGGCACGTAAAATAATTTCCAAATAGATTAGGATTATCGGTTTGGAGAGAAACTATCGACACAAGGCTTTTCTTCTTGGTTATTGATCGCAATTGCGGTCTCATTCTTAATTATGGGTTTAGGCTCGTGAGATCCTATGGCttcattcatgtttgaaagtgCATTCCTCATGTCAGGGATCTCcatgtttgaaaaattcctatGGTTTGAAGTTGATCACATACCATGTGGTTCCTTCTAATTACTATTCAGATTTTGTGTATCATCTGAAAACAGGATATGTTTTTACGTacatcaaattgaattacagTAATAATTGATGAAACATCAGGCACCTGACGTTTTCAAAAAAGCAATCGACGACCATACATTAGATTCCAAAAGACAAGCTCATTCAGAATTGCCAATCCGTTAACCCAATCAACCGCATTTTTCCGTTTCCTCTTCGCCATCTGTCGACTCGCATTTGTGAACTTGTAGCGAGCTGCTTGTACTGATACTGCCAacgatttaaagaaaataagagttaGGAATGAAGTAGGAGTTACCAACTAACAAGTAATTGAATTGATTACATACCTGTCGAAAGGATGAAGATCGCTGATGCTGATAGGACTAGTAATCTTTTCTGAAAGTAACCGAGACTCAAAGGATTCTTTTACATAGGGCTGATAGGGATCTGCTGACAAGGGCTTCATTTGGACCGAATTGTACGAATAACAAGTATCACAGAAAGGGAATTCACTGTGGGTTGaataacgaaaagaaaacttaTCGTCTCCGAGTTCATTGATAGGTAAATAGGGGAAGTCTAGTTCAATTTTCTTGACTCGAGTTAAATCGAAATCGATCCTCTTCTGGTCGATGGGTCCGAAAAGGAGGGCGACACTGTACAAAGTGTCCGGGGACCATTCACGCGGGATACGAGGGTACAGAACAGCCTGAGGGGATGGAGGAATGAGGCCAATACGAAATAGGAGATTGAGGAAGAGTTCTGAACGCAGGGCGGATGCTTCCACCTCCGTCCAGGGAACCAAAGGGCAGgacaaattcatttgaaaactcAGGGTATATATGGGGTGGCGGAATTCTTGGCCGGAGTAAATCCC
This region includes:
- the LOC124337115 gene encoding carbonyl reductase [NADPH] 3-like, with the protein product MSSAGTRVAVVTGSNKGIGYAAVMELCAKFDGTVYLTSRDEGRGRKAMEELEKLGLHPAYHQLDIDDESSVLKLRDFLVDTHGGLDVLVNNAAIIFPMMTPKEEFVESIRKTIDTNFYHTMRACKILFPILRPHARVVHLTSDDGHLLKISGREPEAAALRQRFCSPDLTEPELCQLMEEFIEAAKNGDYYERGWPDSVKEREDTWPNEGYIVSKVGISALTRIHQRQFDQDPREDLTVNCVHPGYVVTDATYQKGEKTIQEGAEAACWLAMQPPSSSANNVPKGAYVWHDKQLVDWVNGPLPSIY
- the LOC124337027 gene encoding IQ and ubiquitin-like domain-containing protein, whose translation is MEVTGAAGGATTQDDCCAADIPQQMYVQVEQRPPVPVSTRGDDSPTGAAPSTGRYVVTVKLECPDSQVITQAWTLATSAGSLKERLSRMVELPVGTLHLIHGGKAVQDHVTLGELGGRVNETISLSLRSVDPVAFPIRIKSSLPPEDLMPLPDVITVRIHTKNAPDRDLVVEIENQSVCQPFLGGWRRKNNGVCYYHAETQTDYTVGPDDRLRILTPGPRSKDCQVATIRDNHTQSSSSVSCQVRGFDWNLSSRDDSLNATGRFVAPLDDADKSRRVKRCDPGENPYTPRPCSVTSSLAESIDNNNPAIEPVEALIIRFGDVTIEKNRINEVDNQLDNHRIIFHEIEILNSTKSSAVKDRILRRLLHRISQPKVWRSSTGAIVEVDTVEIEYLREMRLMYEAVCNSTLTEERVRALHLLKRTLWKKSGPLVKELLQLADRELDLLARGLMSSALSGLQSRLRALLRHFITEQLPQPPCV